From the Kitasatospora viridis genome, one window contains:
- the tyrS gene encoding tyrosine--tRNA ligase — protein sequence MTDIVDELKWRGLIALSTDEDALRKALADGPVTFYCGFDPTAPSLHLGNLVQLLTMRRIQQAGHFPLGLVGGATGLIGDPKPTAERVLNDPEVVAGWVDRLRGQIEKCLDFDGPFAARLVNNLDWTSGLSAIGLLRDVGKYFRVNSMIAKEAVARRLNSDAGISYTEFSYQILQAMDFLELNRRYGCTLQTGGSDQWGNLTAGTELIRKADGKSAHALATPLITKADGTKFGKTESGTVWLDPELTTPYAFYQFWLNATDGDISNFLRIFSFRSREEIEELERETAERPQARLAQRALAEELTTMVHGADQYQRAVDASKALFGQGDLTELEAATLASALAEVPRAEVAELAPMADLLVAVGLAPSRSAARRTLKEGGAYLNNTKIADEDAVPAETDLLHGRWLVLRRGKRNLAAVELVGN from the coding sequence GTGACGGACATCGTCGACGAGCTGAAGTGGCGCGGGCTGATCGCCCTCTCCACCGACGAGGACGCTCTGCGCAAGGCGCTCGCGGACGGCCCGGTCACGTTCTATTGCGGCTTCGACCCGACGGCGCCGAGCCTGCACCTCGGCAACCTGGTGCAGCTGCTCACCATGCGGCGGATCCAGCAGGCCGGCCACTTCCCGCTCGGCCTGGTCGGCGGCGCCACCGGCCTGATCGGCGACCCCAAGCCCACCGCCGAGCGGGTGCTCAACGACCCCGAGGTGGTGGCCGGCTGGGTCGACCGGCTGCGCGGCCAGATCGAGAAGTGCCTCGACTTCGACGGCCCGTTCGCGGCCCGCCTGGTCAACAACCTCGACTGGACCTCCGGCCTGTCCGCGATCGGCCTGCTGCGCGACGTCGGCAAGTACTTCCGGGTCAACAGCATGATCGCCAAGGAGGCGGTGGCCCGCCGCCTCAACTCGGACGCCGGCATCAGCTACACCGAGTTCAGCTACCAGATCCTCCAGGCCATGGACTTCCTGGAGCTGAACCGCCGCTACGGCTGCACCTTGCAGACCGGCGGCAGCGACCAGTGGGGCAACCTGACCGCCGGCACCGAGCTGATCCGCAAGGCCGACGGCAAGTCCGCCCACGCCCTGGCCACCCCGCTGATCACCAAGGCGGACGGCACCAAGTTCGGCAAGACCGAGTCCGGCACCGTCTGGCTCGACCCCGAGCTGACCACGCCCTACGCCTTCTACCAGTTCTGGCTGAACGCGACCGACGGGGACATCAGCAACTTCCTGCGCATCTTCTCCTTCCGCTCGCGCGAGGAGATCGAGGAGCTGGAGCGGGAGACCGCCGAGCGCCCGCAGGCCCGACTGGCCCAGCGCGCCCTCGCCGAGGAACTGACCACGATGGTGCACGGCGCCGACCAGTACCAGCGCGCCGTCGACGCCTCCAAGGCGCTGTTCGGCCAGGGCGACCTGACCGAACTGGAGGCGGCCACCCTCGCCTCCGCGCTCGCCGAGGTGCCGCGGGCCGAGGTCGCGGAGCTGGCCCCGATGGCCGACCTGCTGGTCGCCGTCGGTCTGGCGCCGAGCCGCTCGGCCGCCCGCCGCACCCTCAAGGAGGGCGGCGCCTACCTGAACAACACCAAGATCGCGGACGAGGACGCCGTCCCCGCCGAGACCGACCTACTGCACGGCCGCTGGCTGGTCCTGCGCCGCGGCAAGCGCAACCTCGCCGCGGTCGAGCTGGTCGGAAACTGA
- a CDS encoding HNH endonuclease yields MRNTLVLNASYEPLSTVSLQRAVVLVLQDKAEVEQAHPLRMVRATGLSVPLPRVIRLRRYVRVPFRQQAPWSRRGVLVRDQHLCAYCGRRATTVDHLVPKSRGGADSWLNTVAACAEDNQRKADRTPEQAKMALLRRPFEPTPQASLMLALGLRAGEAAELAQWLPQPAAA; encoded by the coding sequence GTGCGCAACACGCTGGTGCTGAATGCGAGTTACGAGCCGCTGTCGACGGTGTCGCTGCAGCGGGCGGTGGTCCTGGTGCTCCAGGACAAGGCCGAGGTCGAACAGGCCCATCCGCTGCGGATGGTGCGGGCCACCGGTCTGTCGGTGCCGCTGCCGCGGGTGATCAGACTGCGGCGGTACGTCAGGGTGCCGTTCCGACAACAGGCCCCGTGGTCACGGCGGGGTGTGCTGGTGCGGGACCAGCACCTGTGCGCGTACTGCGGCCGGCGGGCCACCACGGTGGACCACCTGGTGCCGAAGTCGCGCGGTGGCGCGGACAGTTGGCTGAACACCGTGGCGGCCTGCGCGGAGGACAACCAGCGCAAGGCCGACCGCACGCCGGAGCAGGCCAAGATGGCGCTGCTGCGGCGCCCGTTCGAGCCCACCCCGCAGGCCTCGCTGATGCTGGCGCTGGGCCTGCGGGCCGGCGAGGCCGCGGAGCTGGCCCAGTGGCTGCCGCAGCCGGCGGCGGCCTGA
- a CDS encoding 4a-hydroxytetrahydrobiopterin dehydratase: MSSRTLLTEAEIATALAELPHWRRAGIGDSISRTAEAADFPAAIRVVVAVAEQAERLDHHPDIDIRWRTLTFVLSTHSAGGLTSLDFQLAALIDQAFDGV, from the coding sequence ATGAGCAGCAGAACCCTCCTCACGGAGGCGGAGATCGCCACGGCTCTGGCCGAACTGCCGCACTGGCGGCGGGCCGGCATCGGTGACTCGATCAGCCGGACCGCCGAGGCGGCCGACTTCCCCGCCGCGATCCGGGTGGTGGTCGCGGTGGCCGAGCAGGCCGAGCGGCTGGACCACCACCCGGACATCGACATCCGCTGGCGGACCCTCACCTTCGTCCTGTCCACGCACAGCGCGGGCGGTCTGACCAGCCTGGACTTCCAGCTGGCGGCCCTGATCGACCAGGCGTTCGACGGCGTCTGA
- a CDS encoding PQQ-binding-like beta-propeller repeat protein, with protein MSQDGYEQQHSWYPTDPQQPPYQDPQQQHYQDPNQQNWDWTAYQEQGHQEQGYQEQGFQAAVEYQQGPGGYQEPAAYQDPTHYQDSTGYQEFYAAPTETMPPVPPVPPAVGETAAAEDPTAEPAVEPAAAPPTRSRRGGSSGSGGSGGSGGSFLDKAKAALLSTDGTPDKRALLIRGAAGIAALGVLITAGVVATSGGDGHHSAAAAPPSSDTGFAVAHTRIWNAQPAAAPQPGTDDTLTGSWLLADAVVRADSSGVHAYDLAGGKPTWSLDAPAQGAVPCGLSPTVNSAGLGGVLFRPAADPKTPCSTLVLVDTKTGKAAWTKQLSTTTNPYAAHVSVLDDKVIAVADDHVAAWAAADGKDLWQYAGPGKYCTLSGGAGPGTVLVHASCADSNPGDQMVALATADGKQLWAHGLDGPPKTATVLSADPVAVLTTGDQPTDAKLLSFDQNGNPTAGIPVVSDLGRLAADTGTFDPVPSIFFQGHDAVSTLTTGDGRTTVVAYDLTSGKASWQTPVPEKGSVRAVALDNGSLVLATEERVGQPAHLSRFALAGGQETAGGNFPPATGSLLSSGRLMIGSDKVVVVPTHSSNFGTATAFQAKG; from the coding sequence ATGAGTCAGGACGGATACGAACAGCAGCACTCGTGGTATCCCACCGACCCTCAGCAGCCGCCCTACCAGGACCCGCAGCAGCAGCACTACCAGGACCCGAACCAGCAGAACTGGGACTGGACCGCCTACCAGGAACAGGGCCACCAGGAGCAGGGCTACCAGGAGCAGGGGTTCCAGGCCGCCGTCGAGTACCAGCAGGGCCCGGGCGGCTACCAGGAGCCCGCGGCCTACCAGGACCCGACGCACTACCAGGACTCCACCGGCTACCAGGAGTTCTACGCGGCGCCGACCGAGACGATGCCCCCGGTGCCCCCCGTGCCGCCCGCTGTCGGGGAGACCGCCGCCGCCGAGGACCCCACCGCTGAGCCCGCTGTCGAGCCCGCCGCCGCACCGCCCACCCGGTCCCGCCGCGGCGGCTCCAGCGGTTCGGGCGGTTCGGGCGGCTCCGGCGGCTCCTTCCTGGACAAGGCCAAGGCCGCCCTGCTCAGCACCGACGGCACCCCCGACAAGCGCGCCCTGCTGATCCGCGGCGCCGCCGGAATAGCCGCACTCGGCGTGCTGATCACCGCCGGCGTGGTCGCCACCAGCGGCGGCGACGGCCACCACAGCGCGGCGGCCGCCCCGCCCAGCAGCGACACCGGCTTCGCCGTCGCGCACACCCGGATCTGGAACGCCCAGCCGGCCGCCGCGCCGCAGCCGGGCACCGACGACACCCTGACCGGCAGCTGGCTGCTCGCCGACGCGGTGGTCCGGGCCGACAGCAGCGGCGTGCACGCCTACGACCTGGCCGGCGGCAAGCCCACCTGGAGCCTGGACGCCCCCGCCCAGGGCGCCGTCCCCTGCGGCCTCTCACCCACCGTCAACTCGGCGGGCCTGGGCGGCGTGCTGTTCCGCCCCGCCGCCGATCCGAAGACCCCCTGCAGCACGCTGGTCCTCGTGGACACCAAGACCGGCAAGGCCGCCTGGACCAAGCAGCTCTCCACCACCACCAACCCGTACGCCGCCCACGTCAGCGTGCTGGACGACAAGGTGATCGCGGTCGCCGACGACCACGTCGCGGCCTGGGCCGCGGCCGACGGCAAGGACCTGTGGCAGTACGCCGGTCCCGGCAAGTACTGCACCCTGTCCGGCGGCGCCGGCCCCGGCACCGTGCTGGTGCACGCCAGCTGCGCCGACAGCAACCCGGGCGACCAGATGGTCGCGCTGGCCACCGCCGACGGCAAGCAGCTCTGGGCGCACGGCCTGGACGGCCCGCCGAAGACCGCCACCGTGCTCTCCGCCGACCCGGTCGCGGTGCTCACCACCGGCGACCAGCCGACCGACGCGAAGCTGCTCTCCTTCGACCAGAACGGCAACCCGACGGCCGGCATCCCGGTGGTCTCCGACCTCGGCCGGCTGGCCGCCGACACCGGCACCTTCGACCCGGTGCCGTCGATCTTCTTCCAGGGCCACGACGCCGTCAGCACCCTGACCACCGGCGACGGCCGGACCACCGTGGTGGCCTACGACCTGACCAGCGGCAAGGCGAGCTGGCAGACCCCGGTCCCGGAGAAGGGCAGCGTGCGCGCGGTCGCCCTGGACAACGGTTCGCTGGTGCTGGCCACCGAGGAGCGGGTCGGCCAGCCGGCCCACCTCAGCCGGTTCGCGCTGGCCGGCGGCCAGGAGACGGCGGGCGGCAACTTCCCGCCCGCCACCGGCTCACTGCTCAGCTCCGGCCGACTGATGATCGGCTCCGACAAGGTCGTCGTGGTGCCGACCCACTCCAGCAACTTCGGCACCGCCACCGCCTTCCAGGCCAAGGGCTGA
- a CDS encoding DNA-3-methyladenine glycosylase, translated as MTDDASETPLPRAFFDRPSPEVAPELLGRTLRCTMPTGTVELRLTEVEAYTGPDDPASHAYRGRTERNAVMFGPPGHAYVYFTYGMHFCLNMVCGPALHPGGVLLRAGQVIAGAELAGKRRSTSRRPYDLAQGPARLAVALGIDRAQDGEDVVTGPVFRLLPGTPPAPALIRTGPRTGVSTAVDTPWRFWIDGDPTVSPYKAHTPRRRTSK; from the coding sequence GTGACTGACGACGCGTCCGAAACCCCGTTGCCCCGCGCCTTCTTCGACCGCCCGAGCCCCGAGGTCGCCCCCGAGCTGCTCGGCCGCACGCTGCGCTGCACCATGCCCACCGGCACCGTGGAGCTGCGGCTCACCGAGGTCGAGGCCTACACCGGCCCCGACGACCCGGCCTCGCACGCCTACCGCGGCCGCACCGAGCGCAACGCCGTGATGTTCGGCCCGCCCGGACACGCCTACGTGTACTTCACCTACGGCATGCACTTCTGCCTGAACATGGTCTGCGGACCGGCCCTGCACCCGGGCGGAGTGCTGCTGCGGGCCGGCCAGGTGATCGCCGGAGCCGAACTGGCCGGAAAGCGCCGCAGCACCAGCCGGCGGCCGTACGACCTCGCCCAGGGACCGGCCCGGCTGGCCGTCGCGCTCGGCATCGACCGCGCCCAGGACGGCGAGGACGTGGTGACCGGCCCGGTCTTCCGGCTCCTCCCCGGCACCCCGCCCGCACCCGCGCTGATCCGCACCGGCCCGCGCACCGGCGTCTCCACCGCCGTCGACACCCCCTGGCGGTTCTGGATCGACGGCGACCCGACGGTCAGCCCCTACAAGGCCCACACCCCGCGTCGCCGCACGTCCAAGTGA
- a CDS encoding sulfite exporter TauE/SafE family protein, translating to MTPWEALAVLAAGAGAGTINVIVGSGTLITFPVLLALGVPPVTANVSNTLGLVPGSVSGAIGYRRELADQRGRLVRLGLASLAGGLIGAVLLTRLPSSAFTAIVPVLILLALVLVVIQPRVARAVAARGGRTSHPDGSPLLVAGVFLTGIYGGYFGAAQGVLLLALMGMLLRDDLQRMNAVKNVLALLVNGVAAVFFMFTTHIDWLVALLIAIGSAGGGLLGAKIGRRLPPVALRGLIVLVGLVAVVKLLAA from the coding sequence ATGACGCCATGGGAAGCACTCGCGGTGCTGGCCGCCGGTGCCGGTGCGGGCACCATCAACGTGATCGTGGGCTCGGGAACGCTGATCACGTTCCCGGTCCTGCTCGCACTCGGCGTGCCGCCGGTCACCGCCAACGTGTCCAACACCCTCGGGCTGGTCCCGGGCTCGGTCAGCGGGGCGATCGGCTACCGCCGCGAACTCGCCGACCAGCGCGGCCGGCTGGTCCGGCTCGGACTGGCCTCGCTGGCCGGCGGCCTGATCGGGGCGGTGCTGCTCACCCGGCTGCCCAGCTCGGCCTTCACCGCGATCGTGCCGGTGCTGATCCTGCTCGCCCTGGTGCTGGTGGTGATCCAGCCCAGGGTGGCCCGGGCGGTCGCCGCCCGCGGCGGCCGGACCAGCCACCCCGACGGCAGCCCGCTGCTGGTCGCCGGGGTCTTCCTGACCGGCATCTACGGCGGCTACTTCGGCGCCGCCCAGGGCGTGCTGCTGCTGGCCCTGATGGGCATGCTGCTCCGCGACGACCTGCAGCGGATGAACGCGGTCAAGAACGTGCTGGCGCTGCTCGTCAACGGCGTCGCCGCGGTCTTCTTCATGTTCACCACGCACATCGACTGGCTGGTCGCGCTGCTGATCGCGATCGGCTCGGCCGGCGGCGGGCTGCTCGGCGCCAAGATCGGGCGGCGGCTGCCCCCGGTCGCGCTGCGCGGCCTGATCGTGCTGGTCGGCCTGGTCGCCGTGGTCAAGCTGCTGGCCGCCTGA